The Filimonas lacunae genomic sequence GTCTTTTGGATACTATAATGAGAAGGATGACTTTATCGAACTGCTTCAGCCGCTTGAACAGGCGGAAATAAGTCTCATTCCTAATGGATTACAAAAAGGCATGCTTAAAGTGCTGGAAAGCGAAGAAGGATTACGGTTGCCCGGAATACTGTTGACTAAATAATTGTTTTGCCATTCTTGCGTATTTAGGCCATTTTTGAAAGATGAGAAAAATTATTATTCTTCTATTCTTTTGGTCTGCGCCTTATTACGCAAATGGCCAACTACTCAACAAAAGAACCACGAGACTGCTGGACAGCATGACCACAGCTGTTACCGGAAATAGTTATTCTGATATTCATAGTATTCTCATTTCTAAAGATGGGAAATTGATATATGAACAGTATTTCAATGGATGGAATAAAGATTCACTGCACGATTCCCGCTCGGCCTTTAAATCTATTACCAGCCTGCTGGCTGGTATTGCCATTGATAAAGGGCTTATAAAAGATGTTAACCAGAAAGTGTATTCTTTCTTTCCTGAGTACCAATATTTTTCAGGCAATAACGCCTGGAAAAAAGACATGACGATTGCACATCTGTTGCGAATGCAATCCGGGTTTGACTGCGAGGAGTTTAACGACGGAAAAGATTGCGAAACCGACATGACGGCGACAAAGGACTGGGTCAGATTTTCCCTGGATCTTCCTATGAAAAACAAGCCGGGAACAGATTGGGCTTACACTTCGTGTGATCCTATGATCATAAGCGGGATTATAAGCCGGGTTGCAAAAATGTCTGTAATGGACTTCGCTAAAAAGTACCTGTTCGATCCCATGGGAATCAGGCATTACAGATGGACAATTGATCCCAGTGGGCAGGGAATGACTGCAGGCTCATTTTATATCCTGCCTTCCGATATGATAAAAATAGGGCAAATGGTGCTTCAAAAAGGTTGGTGGAATGGTCGAAGGATTGTGTCAGCGGCCTGGCTTAAGAAGTCTACCAGCACTCCTGTTCCTATTCCCGATTTCTCGTTTGCAAAGTTCAGCAAGTCTGCTGTTACTATTCCCCAGCCTACTTATTATGGCTATTATTGGTACAAAGAAGAGATCAGAACAAAAAACTTTCAGGAAAATGTACTCTTTGCATCGGGAAACGGCGGACAATATATTATGCTGATAGAGCGCCTGGGCATTGTTATCGTTTTCACACAAGGAAATTACCAGTCCTGGAAAGCCAAAAAAGCCTTTGATCTCCTGGCAAGGTTTATTATTCCCGCTTTTAAATAATGGATCGATTAAAACCAGCTCTCATTTCAGGGTTTCAGCAACTTCAATAAATCCTCTTTTTTCCGGCGGGACACGTCTATAAAAGCACCATTCTGCATTTCCAGCTGTCCACCATCTCCCCTTATGTATCGCTTCACGTAATGCATATTAACCAGGTATGAGTGATGAGGCCGGAGGAAGGAGTGCCCCCTTTCAGATCGCCGGCATAACCATATACGAATAACATTTTACTGAATCCTATACCTATAATGTTGCCGTTAACAGCAAGTTGGCCATCTGGTGTTTGTCCGTTAACAGTAGGTTGACTACCTTTTAAAAGGTGCCCATCTGCATCGTACTGATATACCCATGAAGCGCCATAACCCGGCCCGCCAGTCACCTTTTCAGATACCAGAAAACATTTATTGGAAGTAGTTGGCGGAGGTGGAGGTGGCGGAGTGCCTGGTTTTCCGCAGCTGTTAGTGGTTAGTATACCTGCTACGAGTAATAAAGTAGTGAATAATTTCATAGTCATAAGCCAATTTTGACTGAAATTAGAAGATCACCACATTGGGATAAAAGTTATTGAGCGGTTAACAGCCTTAAAAACAGCATGCGGCAATAAATGCCGCATGTGTTTTCTTCGCTATTGATAACCCATGGTATTTTACTTCCTGTAATGCTGGGTACGTGCGTCTTTAATCACTCCGTTCCAGTCTAATCCATATCCAAAATCATAACTGTTGCCTTCTGTGTCTATATGTGGTTGCATATCAAAGGGCACATCTTCTTTCTGTGTTTCTACAGTATTCATGTCTGCGGGCATTTGCACTGGTAATAAACCGCTGGGATTAGCTTTACCGGAAATGATGTCCAGTATAGCCTGTGCAGATACGCCAAAATTGAGTACAATGCCATTTACATGGCTTTCAAACTCGCGAAACACCATTGGTTTCGCTGCCGTTACCGATACCACCACCGGCTTGTTTTTCATCATGGCTTTGGTGTCCAGTATAGTACGTAAGTCCATGATGTTAGCTGCTACTACGGTTTTGCCTTTATAGCTGCGGTTAGTAATAGTGGGATCAATAACCTGGTCTCCTGCTGCAATGCTTTGTGCTCTTGCGCTGTCTGCGGTATAAGGGCCGTATTGTAAAGAGATAGGAACATATCCGTTACCGCCTGCTTTTCTGTCTTCTATATCGTACCCACCTTCCAGGCTTTGCGGGCCATTGACAAATACAATAGCAAAATCAGCTTCTTCTGGTTTATCTGTTACGTTATAATATTTCTTTACCAGGTCTATACTAACCGGATAGTCGAGGTGTGGTTGTGTATAATTGCCCCACCAGTCTTTAGCGGCAGGAAAATACACTTTAGGTATGTAAACGGTTTTGTGTTCTTTTACCGGTAACACGGCAGCTTTGTTTTTTAACAACACTACCGATTTTACCTGCGCATCGTAACCCGCTTTCATAAACTCCGCGTTACCTACGGTAGCCTTTGTTTCCGCCACATCGCGATAGGGGTTTTCAAATAAACCTACGCGGAAAATATTATTCAGTAAACGAATAGCACTTTGCTCAAAACGTGCACGCATATATTTTTCACCAAACTCTTTTACGCCTTTGGCATAAGCATCCAGTACAGGTTGCTTTTCGTTGTTGCCACCAAACTGATCCACACCTGCCATCAGCACTTTATAATGCCTGTCGGCAATGGAAAGGTTTTCTACGCCCCACGATTTGCCGGCGAACTGGTTGGGTGTTTTTCCTTCGTCGGCAGTAATTAACCAATCGGTACATACTACCCCATTGTAACCATATTTGTTACGCAGCAGATCGGTAATGAAATATTTACTGAATCCGTTGCCTACGTTCTCGCCATATTTAGTATCCTGCCCGTAGGTAATCGTGTAATAAGGCATTACAGCAGAGGCTTTACTGGTTTTGCCATTCAGTTTAAATGCGCCATCCAGAAAGGGCAACATATGTTGCTGCAGGTTATTGCCAGGGTATACGGCAAATTTACCATACGCCCAATGCGCGTCGCGTCCGCCTTCTTCTGCACCACCACTAGGCCAGTGCTTTACCATCGCGTTTACACTATTATAGCCCCAGCCGTCTTTAATTTCCTCTTTACCATACGATGTCTGGAAGCCGTTAATGTAAGCCTGTGCCATATCCTTGTCCAGTGCAGGACTTTCTCCAAAGGTCATGGTAATGCGATACCAGCGCGGTTCAGTACCCAAATCAATTTGGGGTGATAAGGCAGTAGCAATGCCCAGCGCGCGGTATTCTTTAGCCGCAATATTGCCAAACTGCTCTACTATAGCAGGATCAAAAGTGGCTGCCATGGCCAGTCCGTCGGGCCACATAGAAATATTACCACCGGCCCCTGCATTGTACTCTGCGGTAACTACTGCATTATGGCGCGGATCAGAACTGTTATTGGCAGGAATGCCCAGGCCCACGCCTTCTACAAACGCCTGCATAGTATTGTTCCATTTAGCCGCTACCTCCGGACTTTGTACTTTGGTAAGCAGCACGTGCCGCAGGTTATCTTTGTCTAAAAACGTTTTTTGTTCATCGGTTAAATCCCAGGCATTGGCCCCGCTTTTAGAAAAAGGCTGTCCGTGATAATGCCCCGCCATACTGCCGCTTTCCAGTTGCGGAATAGCCTGGTGTTTGCTGTATAGCATTAAACCTGCTATCTGTTCTACGGTCATTTTAGAAGCCAGGTCTTTTGCACGCTCTTCTGCCGGTAAACGCCAGTCTTCATATTTATCCAGCTTACCATTGCGGTTTAAATCTTTAAAATACTTTCCCTTAATGGTCAGTATTTTAACACCTGATTCGGGTGAATAGCCCAGCGCAGCGCCGCCTTCATTGTTTACTTTTACAAAAGCCTGCTTGTTTTGTGCCATACCCACCATCACCAGCAGCACCATGGCCGAAGTAACTGTTATCTTTTTCATACGCTTCTGTTTATATGATTGCCTGTCTTAAAATTTGAAATTAAAAGATGCTTCTACCGAGAAGGGACGGATATAAGAACTGGTTCTTACATTGTTGTAATAACTGCTGGGGTCGGTGATCAGCTCTGCGCCGGTGATAGTGCCTTTAGCGCCATTCTGGCTCAACAGGTTTACTACCGTAAGTCCTAAACCCACTTTGCTGTTTAACTGGTAAGTGGTGCCGGCAAAGGTTTCCCACCAGCCTTTGAAATATAACTGGTTGGTGAGGTTGGCAAACTGCTTGCTGAAATAGCGACCACTGGCCCAGATGCGCCATTTTTTATAGGTATAGCTGGGATCAATTTCCATCAGCACCTTGGATATCTCTACTACGTTGTTATTATCATAAGCATACTGCTTATTAAACGCAGTGAAGTTGTAGTTTTTGTAAATAGGATTCTGGAAGGTAACCAGGTAGTGTAGGTTAAACCCTTTAAATGGCTTGGCCACAATATCGGTTGTCCATCCGGTGGTTTTAATATCATAGTGTGCGCTGGCTACCGATGTTTGAGTGGCGTCTTCTGGATTTACCAGGTTTAAACGCGTTTGATAGTTGTTACGGGTTAAATACGTAACGGCCGATACTATGCTGATGAAAGGATGGTTATAATAAATACCTAAGCTGGCATAAGGCGTTTTGGTTTTGGTAAAATCCGGACGGTAGGCGCCTGAATAGTTTTCCATATCGCCATTCTTTTCGGTGTAAATGAAGTCGCCCAGGAAACCAAAGTTTTTGGTAACCTTATATACCATGTTAATGGTACCGCCCAGGTGCATCCAGTCGTTATCAAAATAGCTTTTCTCTTTACCGGTAAACACAAAGCCGGCGGTACGTGGTTGCTCGTAAAAATCACCTTTCATTTTATGGTACCTCAGGTTAACACCATAGGTAACAGTGAACTGAGGGGATACTACCCATTCATCAGAAAAGTAAGCGGTTAACTTATTTTCAAAACCATTGTGATACTCCGCTCCTATATTGTAGTTGTAAAATCCATATTGATCGGTAGTAGACGCCAGCAG encodes the following:
- a CDS encoding serine hydrolase domain-containing protein, translating into MRKIIILLFFWSAPYYANGQLLNKRTTRLLDSMTTAVTGNSYSDIHSILISKDGKLIYEQYFNGWNKDSLHDSRSAFKSITSLLAGIAIDKGLIKDVNQKVYSFFPEYQYFSGNNAWKKDMTIAHLLRMQSGFDCEEFNDGKDCETDMTATKDWVRFSLDLPMKNKPGTDWAYTSCDPMIISGIISRVAKMSVMDFAKKYLFDPMGIRHYRWTIDPSGQGMTAGSFYILPSDMIKIGQMVLQKGWWNGRRIVSAAWLKKSTSTPVPIPDFSFAKFSKSAVTIPQPTYYGYYWYKEEIRTKNFQENVLFASGNGGQYIMLIERLGIVIVFTQGNYQSWKAKKAFDLLARFIIPAFK
- a CDS encoding glycoside hydrolase family 3 protein, which produces MKKITVTSAMVLLVMVGMAQNKQAFVKVNNEGGAALGYSPESGVKILTIKGKYFKDLNRNGKLDKYEDWRLPAEERAKDLASKMTVEQIAGLMLYSKHQAIPQLESGSMAGHYHGQPFSKSGANAWDLTDEQKTFLDKDNLRHVLLTKVQSPEVAAKWNNTMQAFVEGVGLGIPANNSSDPRHNAVVTAEYNAGAGGNISMWPDGLAMAATFDPAIVEQFGNIAAKEYRALGIATALSPQIDLGTEPRWYRITMTFGESPALDKDMAQAYINGFQTSYGKEEIKDGWGYNSVNAMVKHWPSGGAEEGGRDAHWAYGKFAVYPGNNLQQHMLPFLDGAFKLNGKTSKASAVMPYYTITYGQDTKYGENVGNGFSKYFITDLLRNKYGYNGVVCTDWLITADEGKTPNQFAGKSWGVENLSIADRHYKVLMAGVDQFGGNNEKQPVLDAYAKGVKEFGEKYMRARFEQSAIRLLNNIFRVGLFENPYRDVAETKATVGNAEFMKAGYDAQVKSVVLLKNKAAVLPVKEHKTVYIPKVYFPAAKDWWGNYTQPHLDYPVSIDLVKKYYNVTDKPEEADFAIVFVNGPQSLEGGYDIEDRKAGGNGYVPISLQYGPYTADSARAQSIAAGDQVIDPTITNRSYKGKTVVAANIMDLRTILDTKAMMKNKPVVVSVTAAKPMVFREFESHVNGIVLNFGVSAQAILDIISGKANPSGLLPVQMPADMNTVETQKEDVPFDMQPHIDTEGNSYDFGYGLDWNGVIKDARTQHYRK